In the genome of Azotosporobacter soli, the window CAAAGTGCCGCACCAGCCGCCAAGACCACAGTCTTAAAAGTTGGCGCAACCGCCGTTCCCCACGCCGAAATTCTAGCCGCCATTAAACCGGATTTGGCAAAGGAAGGAATTGACCTGCAAATTGTAGAAATGACTGATTATGTTCGTCCAAACTTGGCTGTTGCCGACAAAGAACTGGACGCTAATTTTTTCCAGCACATCCCTTACCTCGAAAAATTCTCGAGCGAACGCAAGTTGGCACTGACCTACACCGCCAAAGTTCATATTGAACCGATGGGCATCTACTCCCGCAGCGTCAAAGACCTGACTCAGCTCTCTTCCGGAAGTAAGATCGCGATACCGAATGATCCGACCAACGGCGGACGTGCATTGGCACTCTTAGCTAAAGCTGGCATCCTGACGTTGAAAGACGGCGTTGGCGTACATGCTACCGTACAAGACATCACCGCCAACCCCAAACAGGTTAAAATTGTTGAGTTAGAAGCGCCTCAACTTCCCCGCTCACTCGATGACGTAGCATTAGCCGTTATCAATACGAACTATGCACTCGAAGCAAAGTTAGTGCCAACGAAGGACGCGTTGCTGTTAGAGCAAAAGGATTCTCCTTACGCCAACATTTTGGCCGTTCGCACTGGCGACGAGAAACGGCCTGAAATCCAAAAGTTGACGGCTGCCCTAACTTCTGATAAAGTTCGCAAATTCATTGAAGAGAAATACCAAGGCGCCGTCGTTCCGGCATTTTAAGTGTAAAATCGACAGGAGGTATCCATTTTGAGTCCGACATTGCGTTTTTTACGACTTATACTTTTACTAACAAGCTTAGCCGCCGTACTCTCTTGGCATACGCAGACGATTCTCGACAGCCAGCCTAAGCCGATACGACTTGGAGTAAGTTCTGGCGCGGAAGCGGAAATAGCTTATAAGATTAAAGAAATCGCACTGCAGGAAGATTTGGATATTGACGTTCGCGTTTACGGCGATTATCTGAAACTCAATGAGGCGTTGGCACGAGGCGAACTCGATGCCAACGCCTTTCAACCTGCTTATTATCTTGAAGCCGTCAATCGGGACCTCAGTTATAATTTGAAGCCGCTTACAGAAACCATTTTTTCACCGCTAGGCATCTACCGCAAGCAAAAAGAAACTGAGCCTGCATCGTTTTTACCAGCGCCTCATAGCACCGTGCTCATTTCGCAGGAAGCCAAGCAACAAAGCCGCAGTCTTGCTCTACTCTCCGAAGCCAGTCTAATCACACTCTCCAGCCAACCGGGCGGAATTTGGATAAATTCTGGCGACATTACGGCGAATCCTTTAGAACTACGTATCATTGTACAATCGGATGAAAGCTTATTTCTTTCTCAATCCGAGGCGGATTATCTTATCTTAAGTCCGGCGCAGGCTAAAAAACATGCCTGGCAGCCTTTGCCGGATGCCTTGCTTTTAGAAAAACCAAACGCAAACTTTGCTCACGTCTTGGCAACCCGTACGACCAACACTTCAACTGCCGCGCTGCAAAAACTGGCGTCCTTTTACGCCAGACCTGAATTGCACGCTTTTATGGCGGAGCGCTATAAAGGAAGCTGGCTGCCAATGAAATAAAACAAGGGTTAAGGAAGACTTTCAATCACGTCTCCCTTAACCCTTGTTTTATTTCATCTTGATCGGCTTACCATTTTTAAAATAGACAGCCTGCAATCCTACTGCATCTGCCAGCGCCAACGCATCCCCCAACCCGCGACCGACATCTTCCGGACGGTGCGAGTCCGAACCAATCGTTGCCATTTTGCCGCCCAATTCAGCAAACCGGCGATAAACAGGCAACAGACTATGCACCGTTTCGGAATTAAGACGGCGCGTATTAATTTCCATTGCCAGCTCGCACTCAGCTGCTTTTTTCAGGACGGGGTCAATCCATTCACGCATTGCCGCATACTCAATCTCTTTATTTTCATAAGGCGCATAGCGACAAATATAATCAATATGGCCTAATGTATGAATTCCTCGATATCGTCCGATGCACTCCGCCATACTTTCAAAGTAACGTCCGTAAGTTTCACTTTTTTCGCGTTCCTGATAAAAGGACGGCTGATAAATATCCTGTTCATCAACAAAGTGAATCGAACCAATCACAAAATCAAAAGGATATTCGTCAATAATCGTTTGCGCGGGTTGATGCTGTGCCAGCATCATGCCGATTTCAATGCCCAGCAACATATTCTCGCTGCGCTTTGCTTCATATTGGGAAAAATATTCTTGCACGTCAAATACAAATGCATTTTTTTCCGGATAACCGATATCCATATGTTCTGTAACAATAATTCCAATGCCTTTTTTCTCAGCTGCATCTGCAGCCTCGGCTAGCGTCATACGAGAATCGGTAGAAAACGTGGTATGAAGATGCGTGTCAAACAACATGGGACTTCATCCTTTCTTAACGTCTGCCTTATCACTTAAGGAAACGAGCTCTTTCAGCAACTATTTCTGCTTTCTCTATTTTTTCGCCACACCGTGCAAAAAAACATCGGCAATCGTCTTTGCCGATTCCTCAATCGAATCGACCATTCCGCCAAAAACAATCGAGACAATTGCGCTAAACAATCCGTACGCGGCTCGGTGCATGTCACAAGGTCGCAAAACATTCTTATCGCGCCCTTCCTGCAATACTTCTTCAATCATGCCAATCGATTGATGAAACCAGGCCTGATATTTATTCCGTTCTTCCACAGTAAAATCAGAATATCCTTCAACATCAAAGCCCCTTACTTCATGCATCATCACGCGCCATAAATCGCCATTCTGTCCATAAAATTCGAGAAATAAGCGGATCAAAGCTTCTACCTTTTGCAGCGGTTCTACTTCAGATTTAACTAAACGTTGCAGGTCTATTTCAAACGGCATGCTTTTTTCTTGAATCAACGTATAAAAGAGCTGTTCTTTATTGACAAAATAATTATAAACGGTACCTTTCCCTGTATCAGCCAACGCAATAATTTCATCTACCGTAGCGCGATGATATCCTTTGCGAGAAAAAATCACATAAGCTGCATCAAGTATTTGTTGGCGTTTATTCGGTATATCTTGTTGATGCTTTTGTTTCATAACCGTGGACTCCCCTCTTTCTAAAGCACGTTTCCATTTTCAAACGGACTAACACGGTAAAGCCCCTATTCTTCCACGCAATATAGGGCATTATTGAATTCTACATCTATTATAACAATAAATTGCACATAACGGTAATTTTACACCAAACAATGTTTCTTGCAAAGACAACTTAAAATTTTATGCCAACACACTTTGTTGAAAAAACAAGAGGATATCTTGCCTCAGCAAAATATCCTCTTACTCTTTTATGGACAAAAAACCTGAATTGCGGCCGGTATTGTCGTTATCTTCAGGGGCAACTCCGGCCCGCGCTCCCCGTCAAGATCGCTTTCCACCGTTTCCTGACAAGTAATCTGCAAGTCTTTGGCCTGCAAATAAATTAAATGCTTACTGCTATGATGACTTCCTTTTAAGAAGTGTAAGAACAGCGTCATTAGTTCCGGCAGACTACAACGCCTAACCGCTATCATATCTAACAATCCGTCATCAATTTTAGCATGCGGCGCTAACGATGGAAAACCAGCTACAGTGCTGCTGTTCGTCACGAGAAACAACAATACATCTTCTTCACTGCTCATTCCATCTGCTGTAATGCGAAGCGGCAAGGAGCGAAAATTAGGCAGTTCACCCAACCCCTTTAAATAGTACGCCATCTTACCCAATGTGTTTTTTAAGCCTATGTCCGCGCTATGCGCTACCGAGGAAAGGAGTCCTGCACTCGCCACATTGAAAAAATAGCGATCATTAACCTTTCCTACATCCACCAGCCTAGTTTTTCCCGCAACAACAACGCTAACCCACGCTTCAATCGAACGTCCTAACTGCAAGTAAACCGCAAAATCGTTCGATGTACCGCTCGGCAATATGCCAAGCGGTACGTTCATTTTGTTGGCGACAACCAGATTCACAATCTCATGTACGGTGCCGTCACCGCCTGACACTACGATGCCGTCTATCGCGAGTTCTTGCGCCAACTCAACAATTCGCTGGTTTTGGTTTCTCTCCTGTATTCGATATGGAATAACCAAGCAACCCGCACGCTGAAAGCGTTCAATCACATGATCTAATCGATACTTGAAACGCCCATCACCCGACAGCGGATTATAAGCCAGAATAAATCGTTTCACCTTAAAGCCTCCTTTCTCAAACACGTTCATTCTTTTATATACATTAAAAAAAGCAAAGGATTACCCTTTGCTATGCGATCCCTAAAGAAATCATCGGAAAAACAACCCGCAATACCGTGTCTCTTACTATGTTCAAACCCTGCCTAAGCAGGTGGGCGTCATAAAGCCTTGGTCTTGCCTTCCCCTTTGCAGAGGCCATGACAGCGCTAAGGCATCCAACTCCCGAAATGTGCAAGTCGGTTGAACATAAATAAGTGTCACGCACACCGCAGGCACACTATCTTTCCGACAGATTTTATGATAACATAACCCTCATAAAAAAACAAGTCGTTTTCCCCTACGCCAGCGTCTGTGCTACAATAAGCGTAGCGCAAGAAACAGCTAATTTATGAGGAGGTTTTGTATGGAATTTTCACTATCTGCCGGACTAACATCCGAAAAAAAGGAACTTGTCACAACCTTGAATACAGCAATTGCCTATGGAAGCGGCGGTCTTTCCGTTTACGCAACACCGGCAATGATCGGCCTTATGGAAGGAGCCGCGCTTTCTGCAGTCGATCCGCTATTGCCGTCCGGTTTCGCGACCGTCGGAACTCGGGTAGAGATTAATCATTTAGCCGCTACCCCGATCGGCATGACCGTCAGCGCAAATGCGGAATTAGTTGCAGTCGAAGGACGTAAATTGATTTTTAACGTAACCGCCTTTGATGAGAAGGAAAAAATTGGCGAAGGACGGCATGAACGTTTCATCATTGATTGCGCAAAATTCAGCGCAAAAACTACGCAAAAGATTTCATGTTAGAACAATGAAGAGGGAGTGATTGCATACAGCGATCACTCCCTCTTCACTGTTCTTCGCCTAGGCACATTCTTTGTCAGCAGATTATAGTTTCAGCGAAACCGATAACAATAAAGCGCCTCCGTCGTGCGGGATTAACGGGTGACGCTCCAAGCGCACTGCCTTTTCCAGTTCAAAGCCGCAACTTCGATATACCGAACGAGCCGACTCATTATCCGCCATAACCATTAAACTTACTTTAGGCAAACCAGAGGCCTCGGCTTCTCGTATTACCTGCTGAATAAGCGCTGCGCCAATGCCGCGCTGACGCCATTCAGGCCAAACATAGAGCGAATCCAGAAACAGGCTGTTTTCGACCCGTGAAGAGAAAAATTCCGCTATCTGTTGATAATTCTCTTCCCCCAACGCTTCCTTCATTTCACTGCCTAAGCCAAATAAGGCGGCCGGATAACAATAGACCATTCCAGCAATCGCTCCATTGACCTGCGCTATCACGGCATGACGATAGGAGCTCGCCGGTTGATCGGTTTGCAATTCCTGCGCCAACCATTCCTCTTTAGAACGGTATGACGTCGGCATCGCTTGAGCCAGAAAATCCATAATCCCGCCGGATGCAAGACAAATGCCCTGCGCAATTCTTAAACATTCCTCGGGCCGCCCGGCACGATATTGAATGGTTTCCATTTGCCAAGCCCCCTTCCTTTTCTTTTTTCTTCATTATAATAATTTTTCACTCATGAAACAAGAAGAACCGGACGTGATAATCACGCCCGGTTCTTCTCTTAGAGCAGTTTATTGCTCGCTGAGTTTTTTGTAATTGCCTAAACGTTCCTTGGCATCCTGTTCGGTTTTCGCAAACAGTGCCGGCGCCGTTTCCGGATATTGTTTCTTGAGCGATGCATAACGCACTTCACTCATCAAGAAATCCTGGAAGCTGGTGCTAGGCTCTTTTGAATCAAGGCTGAACGGATTCTTTCCTTGTTCTTTGAGATCCGGGTGGAAACGATACAGCGACCAGTATCCGGCTTGTACCGCTTTTTTCGCTTGCGCTTGGCTGCAACCCATGCCTTCGCGGATACCATGGTTGATGCAAGGAGCGTACGCGATGATCAAGGACGGACCCGGATATGCTTCCGCTTCGGCGATTGCCTTCAGCGTTTGGTTCATATCGGCGCCCATGGCAATCTGCGCTACATAGACATAACCGTAGCTCATAGCCATCATGCCGAGATCCTTTTTCTTCGTATGCTTACCGCTAGCGGCAAATTTAGCGATTGCTGCGGTCGGAGTCGCTTTCGACGATTGACCGCCCGTGTTCGAATATACTTCGGTATCGAAAACAAAGATGTTTACATCTTCGCCGCTGGCCAGAACGTGGTCCAGACCGCCGTAACCGATGTCGTACGCCCAGCCGTCGCCGCCAAAGATCCATATCGAACGCTTCACGATATAATCGCGACGCTCATAAATCTTATTGAGTAACGGTTGTTCGCCCTTCTCTGCAGCCAACAATTCCGTCAGGAGTTCTGCACGTTCACGCGCCTTATCTCCATTATTGATATTAGCCAGCCAATCTTCCATCGCTGCTTTCAGTTCCGCACTGATTGACAGATTGAGCGCTTCTTTGACATCGGAAGCAAGTGCATCGCGCATTGCTTTCGTGCCCAGATGCATACCCATGCCGAATTCGGCGTTATCTTCAAACAGCGAGTTAGCCCAAGCCGGTCCATGACCTTTATGGTTCGTGGTATAAGGAACCGAAGGCGCACTGCCGCCCCAGATCGAGGAGCAACCGGTAGCGTTTGCAATCATCATACGATCGCCAAACAGCTGCGTTACCAGTTTTGCATACGGAGTTTCGCCGCAACCTGCGCAAGCGCCGGAGAACTCGAGCAGAGGTTGTTCGAACTGACTGCCTTTGACCGTCGTTTTGCTCATCGGATTTGCTTTCGGCGTAATCTGACCGGCATAATCCCACAGCGCGCTTTGGCTCATTTGGCTGTCAATCGGTTTCATAACCAATGCTTTTTCTTTAGCCGGGCAAACTTGTGCACAGTTGCCGCAACCGGTGCAATCCAGCGGGGAAATAGCCAGACGGAACTGGAGATCTTTCGCGCCGACAGCAGCTTTGGCAGTAAAGCCTTCCGGTGCATTTTTCATTTCTTCCTCATTGATCAGCAGCGGACGAATGACCGCGTGCGGACAAACATAGGCGCACTGGTTACATTGAATGCACTTATCCAGTTGCCATTCCGGAACATCGACAGCGATGCCGCGTTTTTCGTAGGCAGCCGTTCCCATCGGGAATGTGCCGTCTTCCATACCGATAAATGCGCTGACCGGCAGGCTGTCGCCTTCTTGACGATTCATCGGCACGAGAATGTTTTCGATGAACGCCGGAACTTCTTTTACGTTAGTGCTGCTGCAAGCGCAAGCAAAACGTGCTTGGTCATCTACGTTATCGACAGCGGTTTTCCAGCTTTCCGGTACCGCAACTTTCACGATGGCATTGGCACCTTGATCGATTGCCGCTTGGTTCATGTCGATAACTTTTTGGCCTTTTTTACCGTACGAAGCCACAACAGCATCTTTCAGATGTTTCAGCGCTTCTTCAACCGGAATGATGTTCGCAATCTTGAAGAAAGCAGCTTGCATGATCATATTGATCCGGCCGCCAAGACCGATTTCCTGAGCAATTTTCACTGCGTTCAGCGTATAGAGATTGATGTTGTTTTTCGCCAGATAACGTTTCATCGAACCCGGCAGTCTTTCATCCAGCTCTTCCGCCGACCAGATGCAGTTCAGTAGGAAGCTGCCGCCCGGCTTCAGTCCAGCCAACACATCATACTTGTCAACATACGATTGATTGTGACAAGCAATGAAGTCTGCGCGATTAATCAGATACGTCGATTTGATCGGATTCGGTCCGAAGCGCAGATGCGAAACGGTGATGCCGCCCGATTTTTTTGAGTCATAAGCAAAGTAACCTTGTGCATACATGCTGGTCTTATCGCCAATGATCTTGATTGCGCTCTTGTTTGCGCCGACCGTGCCGTCAGAACCCAAGCCCCAAAATTTGCAGGCTTTTACGCCTTCCGGAGCCGTATCGATTTCTTCGCCGAGCGGCAACGATTTATTCGTTACGTCGTCAACGATGCCAATCGTAAAGCCATCTTTCGGCTTATCCGCTTTCAAGTTGTCATATACGGAAACGATATGCGACGGAACCACGTCTTTAGAGCCTAAGCCATAACGACCTCCGACAATAACCGGTTGCCACTCAGTGCCGTAGAATGCGGCTTTTACATCCAAGAACAATGGCTCACCTAAGCAGCCTGGCTCTTTCGTACGATCGAGAACGGCAATTTTCTTAACCGTCTTCGGAATGTACTTGAAGAAATGAGCAAGCGAGAACGGACGATACAGGTGAACGTTGAGCAGACCAACTTTTTCGCCTTTTTTCGTCAGATGATCGATCGTTTCTTCGATTGCATCGCAAGCCGAACCCATCGCAATGATCATGCGATCGGCATCTTTAGCGCCATAGTAATTGAACAGATGGTATTCGCGGCCAGTCAGCTTGCTGATTTCGCCCATGTACTGCTCAACAATTTCCGGCAACGCTTCATAATACTTGTTGGAAATTTCGCGTTCTTGGAAATAAATGTCCGGGTTTTGAGCCGTGCCGCGCAGAACCGGATGATCCGGATTTAATGCATTGCGACGGAAGGATTCCAAAGCATCTTTATCAAGCAGTTTTTCCAGGTCATCGTAGTTGAGCAGTTCGATTTTTTGTACTTCATGCGAAGTGCGGAAACCGTCAAAGAAATTGATGAACGGCACTTTGCCCTTAATGCTGGCCAAATGTGCAACGGCGCTGAGGTCCATAACTTCCTGAACGCTGCTTTCTGCAAGCAGTGCGCAGCCAGTTTGACGAGCTGCCATAACGTCTTGATGATCGCCAAAAATATTGAGTGAATTGGCCGCCAAAGCGCGGGCACTAACATGAAATACGCACGGCAGCAATTCACCGGCAATTTTATACATGTTAGGAATCATCAGCAATAAGCCTTGCGAAGCAGTGTACGTAGTTGTCAACGCACCCGCTTGCAGCGATCCGTGAACCGCACCGGCGGCACCGGCTTCCGATTGCATTTCCATAACCTTTACGGTCTGACCAAAAATATTTTTCTTCCCTTGCGCAGCCCATTCGTCAACGGATTCTGCCATCGGGGATGACGGGGTAATGGGATAGATGGCCGTTACATCGGTAAAGGCATACGATACGTATGCTGCGGCTGTGTTGCCATCCATAGTCTTCATTTTTTTCATTTTGCAAATCCCTTCCTTATCTCTTAATTTGCATCCTGGAATCAGATCGTACGACCTTGATTCCCCAAGTTATGATTAAAGGCGTGCGCCTGAAATCCTATGTTTGTATACAAAGTGCTCTACATGATTATACCACATTTTTTTAGTTTTAATAGAGCATTTCCGTATCACAAAAGACTTTTTTCGACAAAATATTACCTGATTATTTCGATATATTCTACTACGTTCAAAAAGTAACCATTGCCGAAGAAAACAAAAAACCCAGTCGGAAAAACCTTACGATTTTCCGCCGAGTCTCTATAATGCACGCGAACAAGCGTAACATTTTGATTGCAGATAGAAGTATATCATTTATCACCAAACGACGCAAGGATCTTTTTACAAACTTCCCTGACGTCATTCAGTGATATTGCAACATCGTTCAACTCCGCTATTCGTTTGTTTTCTCTGGCGGACAAATATATAGATTTTTCAGACCATTCAAACCAAATTCGCCATCATAGTGCTTAAGAAACGGACCCTCTTTCTCGATACGTTCCGTCAAAGGCATTTTCAACGCCTCTTCTTTCCCATACTCCGTTAAGAAATCTCGTCGTGCTAGCCGTTCGACTAATTCCTCCCAAAAGGTTGCATTTTCAAAAGCTGCCATTTGCTGCGCCGCACTGCTCCGTTCCATAAAGTTACGGTTTAGTACATAAGTCTGCGCGCTCTCTTTGTAATCAACCAAATCTTCCAAACCAGCCGCTTGCGCTTCTGCCAGTATTTTTTGCATCAGTTCACGATAATGCGCACTCTCTACCGCCGCTTCTTCCTGGTGTGCATGCAAAACCCAATCCGTCATATACAAAATATCCAGCAATGTTTGATATTCTTTTTTAGTAAAATGAATCTTCATTCCCTGCTCCTTACCTAGCATATTTATCTCATTTACAGTTAGATTAGATTATCAGCTACACATTTCCTGCCGAATAAATTATTTTCCCAAAATTCAGCGCAAATTTTAGTAACTGATTAAGGCAGCCATTAATAATCCAGTCGCAAGACTAATTCGCGAAGACAAAATACCGATTGCTGTATTGCCACGCGGAATTTCCTCCAGCACCTTAAACGGCATCATTAAGACAAACAGGTAAAAAACCAATACTTGAAACACCATCCCGATCACACCCCAGGTCAATAAGTCCCAGACACTTACCGCATGATAAATGGCAGAGGCTAAAACGACGGCCATCCCTAACAGCTTGCCGCCTAAATCATATGCCACCGCTTGCGCAGCCGCACTTATACTCGGTTCAGGCGCATAACCGCCAACTTTTAGGAGCGAATACTCATTATATGGCGTCGTCGCACGAAAAACGATCATCCCAACTGCCAAAAGAGGCAATGAAACGCCGAGATAGATTAGAAAATTCCCCATACTTGGCCAATATGCCACCATATTTCATCATCCTTTCCTTATGCCTATTTTACTTTCGCAAACAAATCGGTTGGTAATACGCCATATCATCTGTAATTTGACCGCCCACTCTAGCAAGAATCGCACTGGCGACTCCACCAAGAATGAAACCGCCCCACAGCAAGCAGCCTTCAAAATCGCCCTGCTCCGTTTGAACCCGGCAACGTTCTAGTTCCACCCGTTTCTGATAAATTTTGCTTTGGTCATCATATTGAGATTCTTGCGTGCCGAATTCACACCGCCCTTGCGCATCATAAAGACGTACGCCTTGTCCTTCGCGCCCTAATAGCGGTTTTTCGACATACGCCGCGCGAGCATGAAAACGATTTTCAAAGTAAGTTGGTAGCATATACCTTTCAATCGTCGCCGTTTGAGCCTTATCATAGTAATCGCCTGATTCAAACGCAGCCCAGATCAGCGCCTGCAGCGCTTTCGTTTGGCCAAGCAAGGCCGTCGCCGGATTCACCAGACGAACTTTGCCCTGCGCTGCCAAGCGAAGCAACGTCGCACCTATCCTTTCGCCGTCTTCACTGCAATCACGGCTTAGCAACTCTAACGGATGCATCCGAAAAAGCACATCCACCTTGCGCAAAGCATCCGCTGCAGCGACAAAGACGCCACGCTCCGAAACCATAAGCTCGTGCAACGAAAAAAAGGTCGCTGGCCAGCCCGACTGTTTCATCAAATAACGTGTATTACCGGCATCTTCTTCATGCCAGCCTAATGCACTGAAGACATCAACTGAGTCTTCCCCAATCTGCTCCGCCATTCGCCAACACGCAAATACATCGCGAATTCGCTCCGCCATGCCTGCATTCGGGTCTTTTTTTTGCCAATAACTGCAAACCGAGCCATTCACATGAAAAGCTTCTACAACCCCGCTTGGCGTATCCGCATTAAATTCGATCATTTTCAAACCATCCGCAGTCTGCGCAAAATCAAAGCGTCCCAGCAGCGTCGTTTTTGTCCACTTTGAAATTCGCCGTACCGCCCCGAGCGCTGCTTCCGGAACGCCTATGGCAAACAGAAGTTCATCATCGGCAACTTGTAAAACCCGCACCGTTGTATCGATGATCGCGCCCATCTGTTCGACCGCCGTTCTTATCTCTTTGCACTGTTTTTCTTCCAGTGCCAGGCAATGAGGCAATGCATATTCTTGACCATACATCCGGTCCCAATTGAAAATACCTTTTTCACGCAACGGCTGGTAGATTGCCTCTCGGTGTGCAGAATAATTCATCCTGCGGCACCGCTGCTAGAACTGCCGATTCCACTTTTCGCGCCTTGCGAAATATGATTGGCATCGCCGCTTGACGCAGCGTTGTTACTGCCAAAACTCCGCACTGATGAACCGTAATAATGATTGCGCCTCGTTCCATCCTGCGACATTGGTTCATTGTCATAATCGCAATAGCCATCCTGATCCTCATCGACATGGACATGGCCATTTGCAGTCGGCGAACAGCCGCTCGACAGAAGAACCGCTGCCATAAAAAGGCCCAGGATGTGTCGTGATTTCGACCGTTCACTCTCCTGGTTATTCCACCGCATCTTTTGCCTCCTCGTCGACCGTTTCTACATAACGAATATAGCATCCACGATCTTCATCCAATTCAACCGCCTGAACCAGCCATTCTTTCCCCAAAAACTGCATATAATCGCAAAGCAAATTCAGCAGCAATTCCGAATCGCCAGCTACTTTTGTGCGTTCAATCAACTCCGCCCCGCTCTTTGCAGTCGGCCAATGTCGCATTTCCAAGTAAACGTCTCGTTCTGGAACTTTGGGCCACTGTTCTTTTTGCAACGCTTGCACCGGACGAAGATAGATCACATAATACATAACTTCTTGCGCTACCGAAGTCTTCTCATAAGCAGTCCCCAATTTGACAAAACGACTGCATACCATGCGCAACTCCACTTCCCGAAGTGATATATCCTCATAATAATAGAGCAACGGATATTCTTGAGCCGCATCTAATAAACGATATTCCAGCCGCACTGCTCACTCGCCTCCGCCGCTTATAATTTAATGAACTCACCACGCTTTGCTCGTTCCGGCAAAATCGAGGAACCCGGGCCACGCTGCGTCACTTCCTCCTGCGTTATATTGAGTTCGTCGGCAATTAAC includes:
- the nifJ gene encoding pyruvate:ferredoxin (flavodoxin) oxidoreductase, encoding MKKMKTMDGNTAAAYVSYAFTDVTAIYPITPSSPMAESVDEWAAQGKKNIFGQTVKVMEMQSEAGAAGAVHGSLQAGALTTTYTASQGLLLMIPNMYKIAGELLPCVFHVSARALAANSLNIFGDHQDVMAARQTGCALLAESSVQEVMDLSAVAHLASIKGKVPFINFFDGFRTSHEVQKIELLNYDDLEKLLDKDALESFRRNALNPDHPVLRGTAQNPDIYFQEREISNKYYEALPEIVEQYMGEISKLTGREYHLFNYYGAKDADRMIIAMGSACDAIEETIDHLTKKGEKVGLLNVHLYRPFSLAHFFKYIPKTVKKIAVLDRTKEPGCLGEPLFLDVKAAFYGTEWQPVIVGGRYGLGSKDVVPSHIVSVYDNLKADKPKDGFTIGIVDDVTNKSLPLGEEIDTAPEGVKACKFWGLGSDGTVGANKSAIKIIGDKTSMYAQGYFAYDSKKSGGITVSHLRFGPNPIKSTYLINRADFIACHNQSYVDKYDVLAGLKPGGSFLLNCIWSAEELDERLPGSMKRYLAKNNINLYTLNAVKIAQEIGLGGRINMIMQAAFFKIANIIPVEEALKHLKDAVVASYGKKGQKVIDMNQAAIDQGANAIVKVAVPESWKTAVDNVDDQARFACACSSTNVKEVPAFIENILVPMNRQEGDSLPVSAFIGMEDGTFPMGTAAYEKRGIAVDVPEWQLDKCIQCNQCAYVCPHAVIRPLLINEEEMKNAPEGFTAKAAVGAKDLQFRLAISPLDCTGCGNCAQVCPAKEKALVMKPIDSQMSQSALWDYAGQITPKANPMSKTTVKGSQFEQPLLEFSGACAGCGETPYAKLVTQLFGDRMMIANATGCSSIWGGSAPSVPYTTNHKGHGPAWANSLFEDNAEFGMGMHLGTKAMRDALASDVKEALNLSISAELKAAMEDWLANINNGDKARERAELLTELLAAEKGEQPLLNKIYERRDYIVKRSIWIFGGDGWAYDIGYGGLDHVLASGEDVNIFVFDTEVYSNTGGQSSKATPTAAIAKFAASGKHTKKKDLGMMAMSYGYVYVAQIAMGADMNQTLKAIAEAEAYPGPSLIIAYAPCINHGIREGMGCSQAQAKKAVQAGYWSLYRFHPDLKEQGKNPFSLDSKEPSTSFQDFLMSEVRYASLKKQYPETAPALFAKTEQDAKERLGNYKKLSEQ
- a CDS encoding DUF350 domain-containing protein, which encodes MVAYWPSMGNFLIYLGVSLPLLAVGMIVFRATTPYNEYSLLKVGGYAPEPSISAAAQAVAYDLGGKLLGMAVVLASAIYHAVSVWDLLTWGVIGMVFQVLVFYLFVLMMPFKVLEEIPRGNTAIGILSSRISLATGLLMAALISY
- a CDS encoding glutathionylspermidine synthase family protein; the encoded protein is MNYSAHREAIYQPLREKGIFNWDRMYGQEYALPHCLALEEKQCKEIRTAVEQMGAIIDTTVRVLQVADDELLFAIGVPEAALGAVRRISKWTKTTLLGRFDFAQTADGLKMIEFNADTPSGVVEAFHVNGSVCSYWQKKDPNAGMAERIRDVFACWRMAEQIGEDSVDVFSALGWHEEDAGNTRYLMKQSGWPATFFSLHELMVSERGVFVAAADALRKVDVLFRMHPLELLSRDCSEDGERIGATLLRLAAQGKVRLVNPATALLGQTKALQALIWAAFESGDYYDKAQTATIERYMLPTYFENRFHARAAYVEKPLLGREGQGVRLYDAQGRCEFGTQESQYDDQSKIYQKRVELERCRVQTEQGDFEGCLLWGGFILGGVASAILARVGGQITDDMAYYQPICLRK